The following are from one region of the Microbacterium sp. cx-55 genome:
- the manA gene encoding mannose-6-phosphate isomerase, class I produces the protein MLAALTNTPRDYAWGSTTLIAGLEGRAPTGVPEAEIWFGDHPGSPARLGADGNPTLAEWLSVHGTDAETPARLPYLLKLLAAASPLSIQVHPSKAEAEAGAAREDADGVAADAPHRNYKDDNHKPEVIVAISERFEALAGLRDLDATRRLVAALGDSAGVRALADSLEGEGEGEGEGGGDGDGSLDGDASAALRRTIAWLLSGSAQNTVDDVIAALGTATSAEFEPEIAAVRAIAEAYPGDPGVVVALLMNYVSLTRGEAVFVPAGVLHAYLSGLGVELMAASDNVLRGGLTPKHIDVDELLRIVDARPDAPPRLAPQPVAEGVEVFAPGIADFELWHITSGADDERRVPLHGPGIALAVAGEPVVRTASGAEVSLRPGAAAFATADERELVISGAGEVFVAQPGR, from the coding sequence GTGCTGGCTGCGCTGACGAACACGCCCCGTGACTACGCCTGGGGATCGACCACTCTTATCGCGGGTCTGGAAGGACGCGCGCCCACGGGCGTGCCCGAGGCGGAGATCTGGTTCGGCGACCACCCGGGTTCGCCCGCCCGGCTCGGCGCCGACGGGAACCCGACCCTCGCCGAGTGGCTGAGCGTGCACGGAACGGATGCGGAGACCCCCGCCCGGCTCCCGTATCTGCTGAAGCTGCTGGCCGCCGCATCCCCCCTCTCGATTCAGGTGCACCCCTCGAAGGCGGAGGCCGAGGCGGGCGCCGCGCGCGAAGACGCGGATGGCGTCGCCGCGGACGCTCCGCACCGCAACTACAAGGACGACAACCACAAGCCCGAGGTGATCGTCGCGATCTCCGAGCGCTTCGAGGCGCTCGCCGGCCTCCGCGACCTCGACGCGACCCGCCGGCTCGTTGCGGCCCTCGGCGACAGCGCCGGGGTGCGTGCGCTCGCCGACTCCCTCGAGGGCGAGGGCGAGGGCGAGGGCGAGGGCGGGGGCGATGGCGATGGCTCCCTCGACGGTGACGCGTCTGCCGCGCTCCGCCGCACGATCGCGTGGCTGCTCTCCGGGTCGGCGCAGAACACGGTCGACGACGTCATCGCCGCGCTCGGCACGGCGACGTCGGCCGAGTTCGAGCCCGAGATCGCGGCCGTCCGCGCGATCGCCGAGGCCTACCCGGGCGACCCCGGCGTCGTCGTTGCGCTGCTGATGAACTACGTTTCGCTCACGCGCGGCGAGGCTGTCTTCGTGCCCGCCGGGGTGCTGCACGCCTACCTCTCGGGACTCGGCGTCGAACTCATGGCCGCGAGCGACAACGTGCTCCGCGGCGGACTGACCCCCAAGCACATCGACGTCGACGAACTGCTCCGGATCGTGGACGCGCGCCCGGATGCCCCGCCGCGCCTCGCTCCGCAGCCCGTCGCCGAGGGCGTCGAGGTGTTCGCGCCCGGAATCGCCGACTTCGAGCTGTGGCACATCACGTCCGGCGCCGACGACGAGCGGCGCGTGCCGCTGCACGGCCCCGGCATCGCACTGGCCGTCGCCGGCGAGCCCGTGGTGCGCACCGCATCCGGCGCCGAGGTGTCGCTCCGCCCCGGAGCGGCAGCCTTCGCAACCGCGGACGAGCGCGAGCTCGTGATCAGCGGTGCGGGCGAGGTCTTCGTGGCCCAGCCCGGGCGCTGA
- a CDS encoding WhiB family transcriptional regulator — protein MTGAQYRSGVPDNWFVDPVFLGVPGVRREAPAEEENTLSWQTDALCAQTDPEAFFPEKGGSTRDAKRICTTCDVRDQCLEYALQNDERFGIWGGLSERERRKLKRRA, from the coding sequence ATGACGGGCGCACAGTACCGTTCGGGCGTTCCCGACAATTGGTTCGTCGATCCGGTGTTCCTGGGTGTTCCCGGGGTTCGCCGTGAGGCGCCTGCCGAGGAAGAGAACACTCTCTCCTGGCAGACCGATGCGCTCTGCGCACAGACGGACCCGGAGGCCTTCTTTCCGGAGAAGGGTGGATCCACGCGAGACGCGAAGCGCATCTGCACGACGTGCGACGTTCGCGACCAGTGCCTCGAGTACGCGCTGCAGAACGACGAGCGCTTCGGCATCTGGGGTGGCCTCAGCGAACGCGAGCGCCGCAAGCTCAAGCGACGCGCCTGA
- a CDS encoding glycosyltransferase — protein MPARVHALLVVRPDGRKAAATHLQHTLDALSAQTRSADVLTIVLCGPDRALTEVAAASGAEGVITANGSTSFADAARLASPRLTGDAIWLLAQDTAPEPHALARLLAGLERAPSVGIVAPKLVDAEDPARIVSLGVTMTPYGRTVGLADNELDQGQHDADEDVLGADVRGLLVRAELWRQLVGIDPSLGGADEGLDLGVRARLAGHRVSLVPTAHVAVNGDGTAGLPAPTSRRRRRRRAYAIRLAQLHRRMVYAPAATVPLHLLSLIPLALWRAAALLVAKQPARVLPEWGASIVVFFRWGAIARARGIIRRSRTSSWAQLAALRITRSTLRQRFDADADADAFDRPIREELRFFTGGGAWLVLAALLVAVVAFPSLLVWSVLGGGGLEPLRATLGQLWADAAYGVRSVGLDTVGPADPFAALMALIGSFWPGDPSRALVLLWIAALPLATVGGWFAATRLTPNSLLRNTAAVAWVLAPTFWTALIDGRPAAVITHLLLPWLFYAGAVAHRSWAAAGAASILLAGVVAASPSLGPALIAVWALLVMLVVIARAGRGVGHIVWIGVPSIAIFAPLVWVQVHAGTPWGLLADPGVVWAGPQAAADAAGRLALAGGFPTQDFAGWTTLLSSTTLAGLAPWVLVLVAPLGALALLSLLTPRWMISGVLVVIALLGLGSAFVLVGVAVAASSAAAAVPIWPGGALSLAWLGVVGAAIVALDAGIPVRRRALRVVGAGVVIGTLLVVAVPSATSMLRGTALLQNGPSTTLPAYVAAQGADDLSVGTILITPQNSGAVAARVVWGGSDTLGGHSTLTATRPAPTEDDREVAALTADLVSASSEDVVRRAAALGIQFVVVAPESATESDAARALRLTAETALNQRSDLDAVGPTPKGTLWRISTDVADRPGASAADDRLTLAISLIQFVVFAVALLLSVPTAASRRQARRMPRTVGPRAREEEQ, from the coding sequence ATGCCCGCCCGTGTACATGCTCTCCTCGTCGTGCGCCCCGATGGACGCAAGGCCGCCGCGACCCATCTGCAGCACACCCTCGACGCCCTTTCCGCGCAGACGCGCTCCGCGGATGTGCTGACGATCGTGCTGTGCGGCCCCGACCGTGCGCTCACCGAGGTGGCGGCCGCATCCGGAGCCGAGGGCGTCATCACCGCGAACGGGTCCACGAGCTTCGCGGATGCGGCGCGCCTCGCCAGCCCGCGACTGACGGGCGACGCGATCTGGCTGCTCGCGCAAGACACCGCCCCCGAGCCGCACGCGCTCGCGCGGCTGCTGGCCGGTCTCGAGCGGGCACCGTCCGTCGGGATCGTCGCCCCGAAGCTCGTCGATGCGGAGGATCCCGCGCGCATCGTGTCGCTCGGCGTGACGATGACGCCATACGGGCGAACGGTCGGCCTCGCCGACAACGAACTCGACCAGGGTCAGCACGACGCCGACGAGGACGTCCTCGGGGCGGACGTTCGCGGACTGCTCGTCCGAGCCGAACTCTGGCGCCAGCTCGTCGGCATCGATCCGTCGCTCGGCGGCGCCGACGAGGGCCTCGATCTCGGCGTGCGCGCCCGCCTCGCCGGGCACCGTGTCAGCCTTGTCCCCACCGCGCACGTCGCGGTGAACGGCGACGGTACCGCCGGGCTCCCTGCGCCGACCAGCCGCCGACGCCGTCGCCGTCGCGCGTACGCCATCCGGCTCGCTCAACTTCACCGCCGCATGGTCTACGCGCCGGCGGCGACCGTGCCCCTGCATCTGCTCTCGCTCATTCCGCTCGCACTGTGGCGCGCCGCGGCGCTGCTCGTCGCCAAGCAGCCCGCCCGCGTGCTGCCCGAGTGGGGCGCGTCGATCGTCGTGTTCTTCCGCTGGGGAGCGATCGCGCGGGCGCGCGGAATCATCCGCCGTTCACGAACCAGCTCGTGGGCGCAGCTCGCGGCGCTCCGCATCACGCGGTCGACGCTCCGACAGCGTTTCGACGCGGATGCGGATGCCGACGCGTTCGATCGTCCGATCCGCGAAGAGCTCCGCTTCTTCACCGGCGGCGGCGCCTGGCTCGTCCTCGCCGCGCTGCTCGTCGCCGTCGTCGCGTTTCCCTCGCTCCTCGTGTGGTCGGTGCTGGGCGGCGGCGGCCTCGAGCCGCTGCGTGCGACGCTCGGACAGCTCTGGGCCGACGCCGCCTACGGGGTGCGGTCGGTCGGTCTGGACACCGTCGGACCCGCCGACCCGTTCGCGGCGCTGATGGCCCTGATCGGCTCGTTCTGGCCGGGCGACCCCTCGCGGGCGCTCGTTCTGCTGTGGATCGCGGCGCTTCCGCTCGCCACCGTCGGCGGCTGGTTCGCCGCCACCCGGCTCACGCCGAACTCGCTGCTGCGCAATACGGCCGCCGTCGCCTGGGTGCTGGCGCCGACCTTCTGGACCGCACTCATCGATGGCCGTCCGGCCGCGGTCATCACCCACTTGCTGCTGCCGTGGCTGTTCTACGCGGGTGCGGTTGCGCATCGATCGTGGGCGGCAGCGGGCGCCGCATCCATCCTGCTCGCCGGCGTCGTCGCGGCGTCTCCGTCGCTCGGACCGGCCCTCATCGCCGTGTGGGCTCTGCTGGTCATGCTCGTCGTCATCGCCCGCGCGGGCCGCGGCGTCGGCCACATCGTCTGGATCGGCGTGCCGTCGATCGCGATCTTCGCGCCCCTCGTCTGGGTGCAGGTGCACGCGGGAACGCCGTGGGGTCTGCTCGCCGATCCCGGCGTGGTCTGGGCGGGGCCGCAGGCCGCAGCGGATGCGGCGGGGCGCCTCGCGCTCGCCGGCGGGTTCCCGACGCAGGACTTCGCCGGCTGGACGACGCTCCTCTCCAGCACGACCCTCGCGGGTCTCGCTCCGTGGGTGCTCGTCCTGGTCGCTCCGCTCGGGGCGCTCGCGCTCCTCTCTCTTCTCACCCCGCGCTGGATGATCTCCGGCGTCCTCGTCGTGATCGCTCTCCTCGGACTCGGTTCGGCGTTCGTCCTGGTGGGCGTGGCGGTGGCGGCGAGCAGCGCGGCTGCGGCCGTGCCGATCTGGCCGGGCGGGGCGCTCAGCCTCGCGTGGCTGGGCGTCGTGGGCGCGGCCATCGTCGCGCTCGACGCCGGGATCCCCGTCCGGCGGCGCGCGCTGCGCGTGGTCGGTGCGGGCGTCGTGATCGGCACTCTGTTGGTCGTGGCCGTGCCGTCGGCGACCTCGATGCTGCGGGGAACCGCGCTTCTGCAGAACGGTCCGAGCACGACGCTTCCCGCATACGTCGCGGCGCAGGGGGCGGACGACCTCTCCGTCGGCACGATCCTGATCACCCCGCAGAACTCGGGTGCGGTCGCTGCCCGCGTCGTCTGGGGCGGCAGCGACACGCTCGGCGGCCACTCCACCCTCACCGCCACGCGCCCGGCACCGACCGAGGACGACCGCGAGGTGGCAGCGCTCACGGCCGACCTGGTGTCGGCGTCGTCCGAGGATGTGGTGCGCCGTGCCGCAGCTCTCGGCATCCAATTCGTCGTGGTCGCACCTGAGTCCGCGACCGAGTCGGATGCGGCCCGCGCCCTGCGCCTGACCGCAGAGACCGCGCTCAACCAGCGCAGCGACCTCGACGCCGTCGGGCCGACACCCAAGGGAACGCTCTGGCGGATCTCGACCGACGTGGCCGATCGACCCGGGGCCTCCGCGGCGGACGACCGGCTCACGCTCGCGATCTCGCTCATCCAGTTCGTCGTGTTCGCGGTCGCTCTGCTGCTCTCCGTGCCGACGGCGGCATCGCGCCGCCAAGCCCGACGCATGCCGCGCACCGTGGGTCCACGGGCCCGGGAGGAAGAACAATGA
- a CDS encoding DUF5719 family protein has translation MTRRRALVWAATSTRLVVGTALAAGVVLAVGVGVAAPWPTHETQPVSLSVTPAPADTVLACTGPLLALGRDASDAGGLTSAASSQTVSASDGSPLDTVALTASPAISGDASASALVAAPDGDRRSDAAAAASASVEADDLRGYTVSACRQPLIESWLVGGATTTGAADLVILSNPSDVAATVQLSLYSPTGMSVPAGGAGLRVDPRTQRIVPLASLGVGEEAPIVRVTASGAPVSAVLQSSLTRTLLPGGVEQTGPVVAAETTQVLPGVQVLQSAVDAGPSGATTVLRVLSPGTATTVTVTVRDERGDEVLRQEAPLEADLPTEVELAGLAVGRYTVTAAADAPITAAVWQTTGFGEGADFAWYTPAPLLAAPTLVAVPAGPSPTIFLVGGGEAADVTLEPVQGPGDAIDANVSAAGVTVVAATAGTVYRLQTDAPVRASVSYASAGQLGGFPIWPADAAAAALTVYP, from the coding sequence ATGACCCGCCGCCGCGCCCTCGTCTGGGCTGCCACCAGTACCCGGCTCGTCGTCGGAACCGCCCTCGCGGCGGGCGTCGTGCTCGCGGTCGGCGTCGGAGTCGCCGCACCCTGGCCGACTCACGAGACGCAGCCGGTCAGCCTCTCCGTCACCCCGGCCCCGGCCGACACCGTGCTCGCCTGCACCGGGCCGCTCCTCGCGCTCGGCCGGGACGCCTCGGATGCCGGCGGGCTCACCTCGGCGGCATCCAGCCAGACGGTGTCCGCATCCGACGGGTCTCCGCTGGACACCGTTGCGCTGACGGCGTCGCCCGCGATCAGCGGTGATGCCTCGGCCTCGGCCCTCGTGGCTGCCCCCGACGGCGATCGCCGCTCCGACGCAGCCGCCGCCGCAAGCGCATCGGTCGAGGCCGACGATCTGCGCGGATACACCGTATCCGCCTGCCGGCAGCCGCTCATCGAGTCCTGGCTCGTGGGAGGCGCGACGACGACCGGTGCGGCGGACCTCGTGATCCTGTCGAACCCGTCCGACGTCGCGGCGACCGTGCAGCTCAGCCTCTACAGCCCGACGGGCATGTCTGTGCCCGCCGGTGGCGCCGGACTCCGCGTCGACCCGCGAACCCAGCGGATCGTTCCGCTCGCGAGCCTCGGCGTCGGCGAAGAAGCGCCGATCGTGCGGGTCACCGCATCCGGTGCCCCCGTGTCTGCCGTGCTGCAGTCGAGCCTCACGCGCACCCTGCTTCCGGGCGGTGTCGAGCAGACCGGACCGGTCGTCGCCGCCGAGACCACCCAGGTGCTGCCGGGGGTGCAGGTGCTGCAGAGCGCCGTCGACGCCGGCCCGAGCGGTGCGACGACGGTGCTCCGCGTGCTGTCACCGGGAACGGCGACGACCGTCACCGTCACGGTGCGGGACGAGCGCGGAGACGAGGTACTCCGCCAGGAGGCACCGCTCGAAGCGGATCTGCCCACCGAAGTGGAGCTCGCGGGCCTCGCGGTCGGCCGGTACACCGTGACTGCCGCCGCCGACGCGCCGATCACAGCGGCGGTGTGGCAGACGACCGGATTCGGCGAAGGGGCCGACTTCGCCTGGTACACCCCGGCGCCCCTGCTCGCCGCGCCGACGCTCGTCGCCGTCCCCGCCGGTCCGTCGCCCACGATCTTCCTCGTCGGAGGGGGAGAGGCGGCCGACGTCACGCTCGAACCCGTCCAGGGCCCAGGCGACGCGATCGACGCGAACGTCTCCGCCGCCGGCGTCACCGTCGTGGCCGCCACAGCCGGCACGGTCTACCGCCTGCAGACCGACGCGCCCGTGCGGGCGTCGGTGTCGTACGCGAGCGCGGGTCAGCTCGGCGGATTCCCGATCTGGCCGGCGGATGCGGCAGCCGCAGCACTCACCGTCTACCCCTGA
- a CDS encoding metallopeptidase family protein, translated as MIRRRSRTTPTRSRPGRHGRHGREGRSAVVRPPLPPLETRVERFDMAVGSAAEFLRGSWEDLRDVRFEMADMPPATDADGIPRWTALPAEKRIVLYRLPIERLSHLHRDDEAHRRMMIESCVFRAAADYLGRDPWDLGPDRFRDL; from the coding sequence ATGATCCGCCGGCGGTCCCGCACCACCCCCACGCGTTCCCGGCCCGGTCGGCACGGGCGACACGGGCGTGAGGGCCGCAGCGCGGTCGTCCGCCCGCCGCTTCCGCCGCTGGAGACCCGTGTCGAACGCTTCGACATGGCCGTCGGGTCGGCGGCGGAGTTCCTGCGCGGCTCGTGGGAAGACCTTCGCGACGTGCGGTTCGAGATGGCCGACATGCCGCCGGCGACGGATGCGGACGGCATCCCGCGGTGGACCGCTCTGCCCGCCGAGAAGCGGATCGTGCTGTACCGGCTGCCCATCGAACGGCTCAGCCACCTGCATCGCGATGATGAGGCGCACCGCCGGATGATGATCGAGAGCTGCGTGTTCCGCGCCGCCGCCGACTATCTCGGCCGCGATCCGTGGGACCTCGGTCCGGATCGCTTCCGCGACCTCTGA
- a CDS encoding DUF3499 family protein, whose translation MQDRLCSKVACAREAVATLTYDYGDQMAAVGPLGRAGDVHAHDLCAIHTERLSVPKGWLVIRHETLRA comes from the coding sequence GTGCAAGACAGACTGTGTTCGAAGGTGGCGTGCGCGCGCGAGGCGGTCGCGACGCTGACCTACGACTACGGCGACCAGATGGCCGCGGTCGGCCCGCTCGGCCGCGCCGGCGACGTGCATGCGCACGACCTCTGCGCCATCCACACCGAACGTCTGTCGGTGCCGAAGGGGTGGCTCGTCATCCGTCACGAGACGCTCCGCGCCTAA
- the ahcY gene encoding adenosylhomocysteinase gives MATPTQTTIDHAVRDLALAEAGRHQIRLAENEMPGLMALREEFGPTQPLKGARIAGSLHMTVQTAVLIETLVALGAQVRWASCNIFSTQDEAAAAVVVGPYGTVAEPQGVPVFAWKGETLEEYWSLADRIFDWSAEGFDGPNLILDDGGDATLLVHRGVEFEKAGAVPDAEASASAEYRVVLDTLRASLAADPQRFTRIAAGLIGVTEETTTGVHRLYELAADGKLLFPGINVNDSVTKSKFDNKYGIRHSLPDGINRATDVLIGGKTAFVVGYGDVGKGAAEALRGQGARVIIGEIDPICALQAAMDGYQVAKLESVIDSVDIVITGTGNTRVVTVEQLQGLKHLAIVGNVGHFDDEIDMAGLEAIPGVEKVEIKPQVHEYRLPNGRSILVLSEGRLLNLGNATGHPSFVMSASFANQVLAQLELFTRPEEYPVGVYVLPKALDEKVARLHLAALGVELTTLSDEQSAYLGIPADGPYKPDHYRY, from the coding sequence ATGGCCACCCCCACGCAGACCACGATCGACCACGCCGTCCGCGACCTCGCGCTCGCCGAAGCCGGTCGCCACCAGATCCGCCTCGCCGAGAACGAGATGCCGGGACTCATGGCGCTCCGCGAGGAGTTCGGCCCGACGCAGCCGTTGAAGGGCGCCCGTATCGCGGGATCGCTGCACATGACGGTGCAGACTGCGGTGCTCATCGAGACGCTCGTCGCCCTCGGCGCGCAGGTGCGTTGGGCGAGTTGCAACATCTTCTCCACCCAGGACGAGGCCGCGGCCGCGGTCGTCGTCGGCCCCTACGGCACCGTCGCGGAGCCTCAGGGCGTGCCGGTGTTTGCGTGGAAGGGCGAGACCCTCGAGGAGTACTGGTCGCTCGCCGACCGCATCTTCGACTGGAGCGCCGAAGGATTCGACGGACCCAACCTCATCCTCGACGACGGCGGCGACGCGACGCTGCTCGTGCACCGCGGTGTGGAGTTCGAGAAGGCCGGCGCGGTTCCGGATGCGGAGGCCTCCGCATCCGCCGAGTACCGGGTCGTTCTCGACACGCTGCGGGCCTCGCTCGCCGCCGACCCGCAGCGCTTCACGCGAATCGCTGCCGGACTCATCGGCGTCACGGAAGAGACGACGACCGGTGTGCACCGCCTGTACGAGCTCGCAGCGGACGGCAAGCTCCTCTTCCCGGGCATCAACGTCAACGACTCGGTGACGAAGTCCAAGTTCGACAACAAGTACGGCATCCGGCACTCGCTGCCCGACGGCATCAACCGTGCCACCGACGTGCTGATCGGCGGCAAGACGGCATTCGTCGTCGGCTACGGCGACGTCGGCAAGGGCGCCGCGGAAGCACTTCGCGGCCAGGGTGCGCGCGTGATCATCGGCGAGATCGACCCGATCTGCGCCTTGCAGGCCGCGATGGACGGCTACCAGGTGGCCAAGCTCGAGTCCGTCATCGACAGCGTCGACATCGTCATCACCGGCACCGGGAACACCCGCGTCGTGACCGTCGAGCAGCTCCAGGGGCTCAAGCACCTGGCGATCGTCGGCAACGTCGGCCACTTCGACGACGAGATCGACATGGCCGGGCTGGAGGCGATCCCCGGTGTCGAGAAGGTCGAGATCAAGCCGCAGGTGCACGAATACCGTCTGCCGAACGGACGCAGCATCCTGGTCCTCAGCGAAGGCCGGCTGCTCAACCTCGGCAACGCGACCGGGCACCCCTCGTTCGTCATGAGCGCGTCGTTCGCCAACCAGGTGCTCGCCCAGCTCGAGCTCTTCACCCGCCCCGAGGAGTACCCGGTGGGTGTCTACGTGCTGCCGAAGGCGCTCGATGAGAAGGTTGCACGCCTGCACCTCGCCGCGCTCGGCGTCGAGCTGACGACGCTCTCCGACGAGCAGTCGGCCTACCTCGGCATCCCGGCCGACGGCCCGTACAAGCCCGACCACTACCGCTACTGA
- a CDS encoding RDD family protein, with protein MASPVTVVDIAQDEVLTGEAVALDIQPTGFFLRALGALIDIVLAVLVYVLFILVMLWAGGSGLDPALAPILSIAMLVVVAVVIPTVVETATHGRSLGKLAVGGRIVRADGGAAGFRQAFIRALVGVLEIWMTFGAVAAVTGIFTPRAQRLGDLLAGTYSQRTRSPRLPEIAPVVPPALAAWATVADVAPLPERLARRLSQFVRQAEDLQPAARARLARDLAAAVSASVSPVPEVDPELFVRAVVAVRFSRELAAVRLRDARAATLLRD; from the coding sequence ATGGCCTCCCCCGTGACCGTGGTCGATATCGCCCAGGACGAGGTATTGACCGGCGAAGCGGTGGCGCTCGACATCCAGCCGACCGGGTTCTTCCTCCGTGCGCTGGGCGCACTGATCGACATCGTGCTCGCGGTCCTCGTGTACGTGCTCTTCATCCTCGTGATGCTCTGGGCCGGCGGGTCCGGCCTCGATCCCGCCCTCGCGCCGATCCTGTCGATCGCCATGCTCGTGGTCGTGGCCGTCGTCATCCCCACCGTCGTCGAGACCGCCACGCACGGACGAAGCCTCGGCAAGTTGGCCGTGGGCGGCCGCATCGTCCGCGCCGACGGCGGTGCCGCCGGTTTCCGGCAGGCCTTCATCCGCGCCCTCGTGGGCGTTCTGGAGATCTGGATGACGTTCGGGGCGGTCGCCGCGGTGACCGGCATCTTCACCCCTCGCGCGCAGCGCCTCGGGGACCTGCTGGCGGGCACCTACAGCCAGCGCACCCGATCCCCGCGACTGCCCGAGATCGCTCCGGTCGTTCCGCCCGCGCTGGCGGCTTGGGCGACAGTGGCGGATGTCGCCCCGCTCCCCGAGCGGCTCGCCCGCCGGCTCAGCCAGTTCGTCCGCCAGGCGGAGGATCTGCAGCCGGCCGCCCGGGCGCGGCTCGCCCGCGACCTGGCTGCCGCGGTGTCCGCATCCGTCTCCCCCGTTCCCGAGGTCGATCCGGAACTGTTCGTCCGCGCGGTGGTCGCCGTGCGATTCTCACGCGAACTCGCCGCCGTGCGCCTGCGCGACGCCCGCGCCGCCACGCTCCTCCGGGACTGA
- a CDS encoding stage II sporulation protein M — translation MDLDALTAAHRAEWERLDELTRTRRLAGADVDELVTRYRAASADLADVKTTAGRSPQADHLSLVLARARLRLTGASENVLRRIPRFFVLQLPAALYRVRGATLGVTVGFLLIATLVATWIASDPALVASLGSDAQLASYAQDQFTAYYSENPAAVFAGTVWTNNAWIAAQCVLFGISGVWPVYVVAQNAVGLGTSAAVMASYDRLDVFFAFILPHGLLELTCIFVAAAAGLQIFWAWVAPGPRSRGEALAAAGRSLVTVAIGLVFALGLSGIVEGFVTPQPWPWPIKLGLGALALAVFLFYMLVIGRRAVQRGETGDLTEDETGAPELVAG, via the coding sequence ATGGACCTCGACGCCCTGACGGCCGCGCACCGTGCCGAGTGGGAGCGCCTCGACGAGCTCACCCGCACCCGCCGCCTCGCCGGCGCGGACGTCGACGAGCTCGTCACGCGGTACCGGGCCGCATCCGCCGATCTCGCCGATGTCAAGACCACGGCCGGTCGGAGTCCGCAGGCCGATCACCTCTCGCTCGTCCTCGCCCGCGCCAGGCTGCGGCTGACCGGCGCATCGGAGAACGTCCTTCGCCGCATCCCGAGATTCTTCGTCCTGCAGCTGCCCGCGGCGCTCTACCGGGTTCGCGGGGCGACGCTCGGCGTCACCGTCGGGTTCCTGCTGATCGCGACCCTGGTGGCGACGTGGATCGCGAGCGATCCGGCTCTCGTTGCCTCGCTCGGGTCGGACGCGCAGCTCGCGTCGTACGCCCAAGACCAGTTCACGGCCTATTACTCCGAGAATCCGGCCGCCGTCTTCGCAGGAACGGTGTGGACGAACAATGCCTGGATCGCGGCCCAGTGCGTGCTGTTCGGCATCTCCGGGGTGTGGCCCGTCTACGTTGTCGCGCAGAATGCGGTCGGACTCGGCACGTCCGCCGCGGTGATGGCGTCGTACGACCGGCTCGACGTGTTCTTCGCGTTCATCCTTCCGCACGGTCTGCTCGAGCTGACCTGCATCTTCGTGGCTGCGGCCGCGGGGTTGCAGATCTTCTGGGCCTGGGTCGCTCCCGGGCCGCGTTCGCGGGGGGAGGCGCTCGCGGCCGCGGGGCGCTCCCTTGTCACGGTGGCGATCGGGCTCGTGTTCGCGCTCGGACTGTCGGGGATCGTCGAGGGCTTCGTGACGCCGCAGCCCTGGCCGTGGCCGATCAAGCTCGGACTCGGCGCTCTCGCCCTGGCGGTCTTCCTCTTCTACATGCTCGTGATCGGTCGCCGCGCCGTGCAGCGGGGGGAGACCGGCGACCTCACCGAGGACGAGACCGGCGCTCCGGAGCTCGTCGCGGGCTGA
- a CDS encoding Fur family transcriptional regulator — MTPAPLSPADTAIRGAGLRVTDTRRGVYDALRGMAHARVDEVHSRVRADVPAISLQSVYNALGDFVDAGLARRIEPAGHPGLYEMRVDDNHHHLVCTSCGRVEDVDCVVGEAPCLQPANTHGYRIHTAEVTFWGLCADCADPASGENHLSTEGHS; from the coding sequence ATGACCCCCGCACCTCTCTCCCCGGCCGATACCGCGATCCGCGGTGCCGGATTGCGTGTGACCGACACCCGGCGAGGCGTGTACGACGCGCTCCGCGGGATGGCGCACGCCCGCGTCGACGAGGTGCATTCCCGGGTCCGCGCCGACGTGCCGGCGATCAGCCTGCAATCCGTGTACAACGCGCTCGGCGATTTCGTCGACGCGGGGCTCGCGCGACGCATCGAGCCGGCCGGACACCCGGGCCTGTACGAGATGCGCGTCGATGACAATCACCACCACCTGGTCTGCACGAGCTGCGGACGGGTCGAGGACGTGGACTGCGTCGTCGGCGAGGCGCCCTGCCTCCAGCCGGCGAACACGCACGGCTACCGCATCCACACCGCCGAAGTGACGTTCTGGGGGCTTTGCGCGGACTGCGCAGACCCGGCCTCCGGCGAAAACCACCTGTCAACGGAAGGACACTCATGA